From the genome of Polyangiaceae bacterium, one region includes:
- a CDS encoding type IIA DNA topoisomerase subunit B, protein MATAQTTAAASRYTAKDIEVLEGLEPVRARPAMYIGGTDIRGYHHLLWEIVDNAVDEAINGHAKRIEVTLDEDRRGVTVFDDGRGIPVDIHPKYNRPALELILCTLHAGGKFATSSYKVSGGLHGVGSSVVNALSEVLDVKVLRDGHEHVQSFSRGVPTGKLKRGQTTRKHGTILHFRPDPKIFGDKATFDVDTIKERLEAKAYLHGGLVITFKDPTNGETVEFLHPNGIADYLPKLVTHRGKSLVHPSPFIHRHTAPGGEMLEAALCWTESPDESLRSYVNGIPTHSGGSHENGFNTAIVKAVRAFIEAKKIQVKGVTLAAEDIREGIVGLLSIYIQNPQFQGQTKDRLNNPEAGPMVESSVRPALEQWLLENGTAGEAIVMRGILAARAREARREATQQVVRKTAISHRLNLPGKLADCASTDPHESELFIVEGDSAGGSAKQGRDRRTQAILPLRGKVLNAEQASTSKVLSNKELQDIVSALGCGFGKDFDESKLRYGRIFLLMDADSDGQHIATLLLTFFYRHLPGLIRGGHVYLAQPPLYRIDAGKETYWALDEKERDRVLAKLPKNVKPEVSRFKGLGEMPAEDLKSTTLEKRRRRALRVVIEGEIETDRILNELMGKDAQARFRFIMDRAQSAELDI, encoded by the coding sequence ATGGCAACTGCTCAAACGACGGCAGCGGCATCTCGCTACACGGCCAAGGACATCGAGGTACTCGAGGGGCTGGAGCCCGTTCGTGCACGTCCCGCCATGTACATCGGCGGCACGGACATCCGCGGCTATCACCACTTGCTCTGGGAAATCGTCGACAACGCGGTCGACGAAGCCATCAACGGGCACGCCAAGCGCATCGAAGTGACGCTCGACGAAGATCGTCGTGGCGTGACCGTGTTCGACGATGGTCGCGGCATCCCCGTCGACATTCACCCCAAGTACAACCGGCCCGCGCTCGAGCTCATCCTCTGCACTCTCCATGCGGGCGGCAAGTTCGCGACCTCCAGCTACAAGGTGAGCGGCGGCTTGCATGGCGTTGGTTCGAGCGTCGTGAATGCGCTCTCCGAAGTGCTCGACGTCAAGGTTTTGCGCGACGGTCACGAGCACGTGCAGTCGTTTTCCCGCGGCGTGCCCACGGGCAAACTCAAGCGCGGACAAACCACGCGCAAGCACGGCACGATCCTGCACTTCCGGCCCGATCCGAAAATCTTTGGGGACAAAGCAACCTTCGATGTCGACACCATCAAGGAGCGGCTCGAAGCGAAGGCGTACCTGCACGGTGGGCTCGTCATCACGTTCAAGGATCCGACGAATGGCGAAACGGTCGAGTTTCTCCATCCAAACGGCATCGCCGACTATTTGCCCAAGCTCGTCACGCATCGTGGCAAGTCGCTCGTGCATCCGAGCCCCTTCATTCATCGGCACACGGCTCCCGGCGGCGAGATGCTCGAAGCGGCCCTTTGCTGGACCGAATCACCCGATGAATCGCTGCGATCGTACGTCAACGGCATCCCGACGCACTCGGGCGGCTCGCACGAAAACGGTTTCAACACTGCGATAGTGAAGGCCGTGCGCGCCTTCATCGAAGCCAAGAAGATCCAGGTCAAAGGCGTCACGCTCGCCGCGGAAGACATCCGCGAAGGCATCGTCGGCCTCTTGTCGATCTACATTCAAAACCCGCAATTTCAGGGACAGACGAAGGATCGGCTGAACAATCCCGAAGCGGGACCGATGGTCGAAAGTTCCGTTCGTCCGGCTCTCGAACAGTGGCTGCTCGAAAACGGCACCGCAGGTGAAGCGATCGTCATGCGCGGCATCTTGGCCGCCCGCGCGCGCGAAGCTCGGCGCGAAGCCACGCAGCAAGTCGTCCGCAAGACGGCCATCTCGCATCGGCTCAACTTGCCCGGCAAGCTCGCCGATTGCGCCTCGACAGACCCGCACGAAAGCGAGCTTTTCATCGTCGAGGGCGACAGCGCAGGCGGCTCGGCCAAACAAGGCCGCGACAGGCGCACGCAGGCAATCCTTCCGCTGCGCGGCAAGGTTTTGAATGCCGAACAAGCGTCGACATCGAAGGTGCTCTCCAACAAGGAATTGCAGGACATCGTCAGCGCGCTCGGTTGCGGCTTCGGCAAAGACTTCGACGAGTCGAAGCTGCGTTATGGGCGCATCTTCCTGCTGATGGACGCCGACAGTGATGGGCAGCACATTGCCACCTTGTTGCTCACGTTCTTCTATCGGCACCTGCCAGGACTGATTCGAGGTGGGCATGTCTATCTTGCGCAACCTCCGCTCTATCGAATCGACGCCGGTAAGGAAACATACTGGGCTCTCGATGAGAAGGAGCGGGATCGAGTGTTGGCGAAGCTACCGAAGAATGTGAAACCCGAGGTATCGCGGTTCAAGGGGCTTGGGGAGATGCCTGCGGAGGATCTCAAGTCAACGACGCTCGAGAAACGGCGCCGTCGGGCGTTGCGTGTGGTCATCGAAGGGGAGATCGAGACGGACCGCATTCTCAACGAGCTGATGGGCAAGGACGCCCAGGCGCGTTTTCGGTTCATCATGGATCGAGCGCAATCGGCCGAGCTCGATATCTAG
- a CDS encoding helix-turn-helix domain-containing protein — translation MSDALSLAMVTTPSEAHLSSSALRMPPFAPREAPITQTLPRIPPRIPAANIPRTTPERMIVARDRIRAAAEGGQRVRSYEVALDLDLSEFHFARQFRAAFGRSPHVFYDEVRAQKARELLAEGLNEGEVARRIGFRRPAELRALLAKR, via the coding sequence GTGAGTGATGCACTTTCTTTGGCGATGGTGACCACACCCTCCGAGGCTCATCTATCCTCGTCGGCTCTGCGCATGCCGCCCTTTGCTCCCCGCGAAGCGCCCATTACGCAGACGCTGCCGCGTATTCCGCCTCGGATTCCTGCTGCGAACATTCCGCGAACGACGCCCGAGCGCATGATCGTTGCGCGCGATCGCATCCGTGCTGCTGCCGAGGGTGGGCAGCGCGTGCGTTCGTATGAAGTAGCGCTCGATCTGGACTTGTCCGAGTTTCACTTCGCGCGGCAATTCCGCGCGGCGTTCGGAAGGTCGCCGCACGTCTTCTACGACGAAGTTCGAGCGCAAAAGGCTCGCGAGCTTTTGGCCGAGGGTCTGAACGAAGGCGAAGTCGCTCGCCGCATTGGTTTCCGCCGTCCCGCTGAACTTCGCGCCCTGCTCGCGAAGCGTTGA
- a CDS encoding carbon-nitrogen hydrolase family protein, which yields MQDRIVAAAVQMNSQADVARNLDRAEVLVAEAARQGARIVLLPENFAFMGGEDDERLRVAEHLDTDEPGIIRKFLETNSRKHGVWIIAGGLPEASADATRVHNTCVVVAPDGLVTARYRKIHMFDVEVGDGQRYRESASCAPGDKPVVAAVAGASVGLSICYDLRFPELYRALVAEGAEVLVVPAAFTLATGKDHWHVLLRARAIESQCYVIAAAQWGVHPKGRRTYGKSCIIDPWGEVIAQASEGEGVACATLDPAYLHHVRSSLPSLSHRRLAVAAPR from the coding sequence ATGCAAGATCGGATCGTCGCGGCAGCAGTGCAAATGAACAGCCAAGCCGACGTAGCGAGAAACCTGGATCGCGCCGAGGTGCTCGTGGCGGAGGCTGCAAGGCAAGGGGCACGCATCGTCCTGCTACCGGAAAACTTCGCCTTCATGGGAGGTGAAGACGACGAACGCCTGCGCGTCGCCGAACATCTCGACACCGATGAACCCGGCATCATTCGCAAGTTTCTCGAGACAAACTCACGAAAACATGGCGTATGGATCATTGCCGGTGGTTTGCCCGAGGCGTCGGCGGACGCAACGCGCGTGCACAACACATGCGTCGTCGTTGCGCCGGATGGCTTGGTGACGGCGCGTTATCGCAAGATTCACATGTTCGACGTCGAAGTTGGAGATGGGCAGCGGTATCGCGAATCCGCCTCGTGCGCGCCCGGGGACAAACCCGTCGTCGCAGCGGTTGCGGGAGCGAGTGTGGGTTTGTCCATTTGTTACGATTTGCGATTCCCCGAACTCTACCGAGCGCTCGTTGCCGAGGGCGCCGAGGTGCTCGTCGTGCCGGCCGCGTTCACGCTCGCGACGGGCAAGGATCATTGGCACGTGCTTCTGCGAGCGCGCGCGATCGAATCGCAGTGCTACGTCATCGCTGCGGCGCAGTGGGGAGTGCATCCCAAAGGTCGAAGGACGTACGGCAAGTCGTGCATCATCGATCCGTGGGGCGAAGTCATCGCGCAAGCTTCCGAGGGCGAAGGCGTTGCGTGCGCCACGCTTGATCCGGCCTACCTGCATCACGTACGCTCGAGCCTCCCGTCGCTGTCACATCGACGCTTGGCAGTTGCCGCACCTCGATGA
- a CDS encoding NUDIX hydrolase, with amino-acid sequence MPASVLGLAREVGRHLLRRPVVGIAVAARVADGRWLLIRRGDTGTWALPGGTLEWGETLREAAIRELREEAGVFDVELGPVVGVFSRPDRDLRFHAVTIVITARVAAPSQAPTNPLEIREVRLFHEDEIPRPLAMGMDDMLDAARRGGDVVFE; translated from the coding sequence TTGCCCGCGAGCGTCCTCGGGCTCGCTCGTGAAGTGGGCAGGCATCTTCTGCGACGGCCGGTCGTAGGCATTGCGGTCGCGGCGCGCGTGGCCGATGGAAGGTGGCTGCTCATTCGTCGGGGCGATACGGGCACGTGGGCGTTGCCCGGCGGAACGCTCGAGTGGGGAGAGACGTTGCGCGAGGCCGCGATTCGCGAGCTACGTGAAGAGGCGGGTGTGTTCGATGTAGAGCTTGGTCCAGTCGTGGGCGTGTTTTCGCGACCCGATCGGGATTTGCGATTTCACGCGGTCACGATCGTCATAACGGCACGCGTGGCCGCGCCAAGCCAGGCCCCGACAAACCCGCTCGAAATCCGAGAAGTACGGCTGTTTCACGAAGACGAGATTCCCCGGCCGCTCGCGATGGGCATGGACGACATGCTCGATGCGGCCAGGCGTGGCGGTGATGTGGTGTTCGAGTAG
- the ligA gene encoding NAD-dependent DNA ligase LigA, translated as MSKQQKKAEPSGQLDLSTRSRIDELAARIDRYRASYYAGTPEISDAAYDALEDELRDIDPTHPVLAHVGTPVTVTEWEKARHEIPMGSLNKVVNEGELEAWAARCDELSVKEGGKPISDNLSVAEKLDGISIEVIYRDGRFADAITRGDGVIGERISANVARMRGVPQKLREKHTLSIRGEIILKNSDMKKYFPGVANPRNAAAGTSKRFDGQGCEHLTVLFYDLADHLGIQTEEDKFAYLRKQGFATPWTARGTLKEVIAHYRRYSTETRATLDYEIDGLVVSANSIAAQTLLGEVNRRPRGAIAFKFASQAKVSKVVDILWDTGPSGRVTPVAIVEPVELAGATVQRASLHNMSNVRALGIGVGDEVLVSRRNDVIPYVEEVVEKRGKAAEPPTKCKTCGAGLVTSGEYLLCRNEECPALIEGRILNWIEAIGALEWGDKLIEQLVQAKLVKEPGDLYKLTWQQIANLERRGEKIAKKVLDELRSRLPLTLPVFLAALGIEGFAMQTARLLVSAGYTTIEKLLAATEQDLASIPGLGSIKAGNIVRGLAARKDEIHRLLAQGIVPVTQEQEGPLAGMSFCFTGALSKPRPEMTAFVEKHGGRVLSSVTKELQFLVSGDNDPTSSKAQKAKKYGTKLLDEAAFVQLMTDKGVTLS; from the coding sequence ATGAGCAAGCAGCAGAAAAAAGCAGAACCGAGTGGTCAATTGGATTTGTCCACGCGCTCGCGCATCGACGAGCTGGCAGCGCGCATCGACCGTTACCGAGCGAGCTACTACGCGGGCACGCCGGAGATTTCCGACGCCGCCTACGACGCGCTCGAGGACGAACTACGCGACATCGATCCGACGCATCCGGTGCTCGCGCATGTCGGCACGCCCGTCACCGTGACCGAATGGGAAAAGGCGCGGCACGAAATCCCGATGGGATCGCTCAACAAGGTCGTGAATGAAGGCGAGCTCGAAGCGTGGGCCGCGCGATGCGACGAGCTCAGCGTGAAGGAGGGCGGCAAGCCCATCAGCGATAATTTGTCGGTCGCGGAAAAACTCGACGGGATCTCGATCGAGGTGATTTATCGCGATGGACGGTTTGCCGATGCCATCACACGCGGAGACGGCGTCATTGGCGAACGCATCAGCGCCAACGTCGCTCGCATGCGCGGGGTGCCTCAGAAGCTGCGTGAAAAACACACGCTCAGCATCCGCGGCGAGATCATCCTGAAAAACTCCGACATGAAAAAGTACTTCCCCGGCGTGGCGAATCCACGCAACGCCGCCGCGGGAACGTCGAAGCGTTTCGATGGCCAAGGTTGCGAGCACTTGACGGTGCTGTTTTACGATCTCGCGGATCACCTTGGAATCCAGACCGAGGAGGACAAGTTTGCCTACCTGCGCAAGCAGGGTTTTGCGACGCCGTGGACCGCGCGCGGAACGCTGAAGGAGGTCATCGCGCACTACCGCAGGTACTCGACGGAAACGCGCGCGACGCTCGATTACGAAATCGACGGGCTGGTCGTCAGCGCAAATTCGATTGCTGCTCAAACGTTGCTCGGTGAGGTCAATCGTCGTCCTCGAGGTGCCATCGCGTTCAAGTTCGCGTCGCAGGCCAAGGTCAGCAAGGTCGTCGACATCCTTTGGGATACGGGGCCTAGTGGTCGCGTGACGCCGGTCGCGATCGTCGAGCCGGTGGAGCTTGCGGGAGCGACGGTGCAGCGCGCGAGCCTGCACAACATGAGCAACGTGCGAGCGCTCGGCATCGGTGTGGGTGACGAAGTGCTCGTGTCGCGACGCAACGACGTGATTCCGTACGTCGAGGAAGTCGTGGAAAAGCGCGGCAAGGCTGCGGAGCCGCCGACGAAGTGCAAGACGTGCGGCGCGGGTCTCGTGACGAGCGGCGAATATCTTTTGTGCCGCAACGAAGAATGTCCGGCGCTCATCGAAGGACGCATCCTCAACTGGATTGAGGCGATCGGCGCGCTCGAATGGGGCGACAAACTCATCGAGCAGCTCGTGCAGGCGAAGCTCGTCAAAGAGCCTGGTGATTTGTACAAGCTCACGTGGCAGCAGATCGCGAACCTCGAGAGGCGCGGCGAGAAGATTGCGAAGAAGGTGCTGGACGAGTTGCGGTCGCGTTTGCCGCTGACGCTTCCGGTGTTTCTCGCAGCGCTCGGCATCGAAGGGTTTGCGATGCAAACGGCGCGGCTGCTCGTGTCGGCGGGGTATACGACGATCGAGAAATTGCTCGCGGCGACGGAGCAAGATCTGGCGTCGATCCCGGGTCTCGGATCGATCAAGGCAGGCAACATCGTTCGGGGTTTGGCAGCGCGCAAAGACGAGATTCATCGGCTGCTAGCGCAAGGCATCGTGCCCGTGACGCAGGAGCAAGAAGGACCTTTGGCGGGCATGTCGTTCTGCTTCACGGGGGCATTGAGCAAGCCGCGTCCGGAGATGACTGCGTTTGTCGAGAAGCACGGCGGACGCGTGCTTTCGAGCGTGACGAAGGAGCTGCAATTCCTCGTGAGCGGCGACAACGATCCGACGTCGAGCAAGGCGCAGAAGGCGAAGAAGTACGGCACCAAGCTGCTCGACGAAGCAGCGTTCGTGCAGCTCATGACCGACAAGGGCGTGACGCTTTCCTAG
- a CDS encoding DUF2804 domain-containing protein → MTTNRALHAAPAELIDASTRKPRFGTYVGSLPPVDLAATGASLPEILTRGKRWMYVILASDEVICCAAVVRLGYASNAFAFAVDRTTGSPIADITAMGPAFIASVSDRAGEGCDAKFGLGPKQFSFDRPYGSKDYTVKVRGPRLRLDARLSTTNAPEPLAVVCELRGGRFSTTEKRALLDVEGTLIAGGKTYDLKGAFGGYDYTAGLLERRTAWKWGFGMGRSSDGRPLACNLTEGFVGQRECVAWVGKDVVPLGAVQFSFDRNDVVKPWKVRADRGVFDVDFDGTYLHEERHNLVVIQSSFQQVAGAFRGKLVLPNETVTFDKLAGVTEDQDTLW, encoded by the coding sequence ATGACGACGAACCGTGCCCTTCACGCTGCACCTGCCGAGCTCATCGATGCATCGACGCGCAAACCGCGGTTCGGCACGTACGTCGGGAGCTTGCCGCCGGTCGATCTAGCCGCGACCGGAGCGTCTTTGCCCGAAATCCTGACTCGCGGCAAACGCTGGATGTACGTAATTCTCGCGTCGGACGAAGTGATCTGCTGCGCCGCTGTGGTTCGGCTTGGCTACGCATCGAACGCGTTCGCATTCGCGGTCGATCGCACGACAGGCTCGCCCATCGCCGACATCACCGCGATGGGACCTGCGTTCATCGCGTCCGTCAGCGATCGGGCAGGCGAGGGGTGTGATGCGAAATTTGGTTTGGGACCAAAGCAATTCTCGTTCGACCGGCCCTACGGCAGCAAGGACTACACCGTGAAAGTCCGCGGGCCGCGGCTCAGGCTCGATGCGCGGCTCTCCACGACAAACGCTCCGGAGCCCCTCGCGGTCGTCTGCGAGCTTCGTGGTGGACGTTTTTCGACGACGGAGAAACGAGCGCTTCTCGATGTCGAAGGCACGCTCATTGCCGGCGGCAAAACGTATGACCTCAAAGGAGCGTTCGGCGGCTACGACTACACAGCGGGGCTTCTCGAGCGACGAACTGCATGGAAATGGGGGTTTGGCATGGGTCGATCGTCGGACGGACGGCCGCTCGCGTGCAACCTCACCGAAGGGTTCGTCGGGCAGCGCGAGTGCGTCGCGTGGGTCGGCAAGGACGTCGTTCCCTTGGGTGCCGTGCAGTTTTCGTTCGACCGGAACGACGTGGTCAAACCGTGGAAAGTTCGCGCGGACAGAGGCGTGTTCGACGTGGATTTCGATGGGACGTACCTGCACGAAGAACGGCACAACCTGGTCGTCATCCAATCGAGCTTCCAGCAAGTTGCAGGGGCATTTCGAGGCAAGTTGGTCCTGCCGAACGAGACGGTCACGTTCGACAAACTCGCCGGCGTGACCGAAGATCAAGACACGCTTTGGTAG
- the pruA gene encoding L-glutamate gamma-semialdehyde dehydrogenase, translating to MQAAIVNTPVAVNEPTRSYAPGTPERAELKAALARMSGQTIEIPMVIDGREVTTTNQFEVRSPHRRDLLLAKAHVGGAEHTSQAIAAALKAAPMWRELPWTARAAVFLRAAERLSRRYRPILNAATMLGQSKTAYQSEIDAACELIDFLRFNVQYARQIVSEQPESAPGMWNTMEMRPLEGFVYAITPFNFTAIAGNLPSAPALMGNTVVWKPSNTAMLSAHFIMELFREAGLPDGVINLVTGDPEEVTRVCLEHPSLAGVHFTGSTPVFQQIWRRVGENISRYRSYPRLVGETGGKDFVFAHASADETALAVALVRGAFEYQGQKCSAASRAYIPQSMWPSLKERMVELTRMIKIGDVADFRNFMGAVIDARAYARITNAVLAGKASGKARVICGAEWSDKDGYFIEPTVIEADDPKHMLMETELFGPVLTVWVYPDGEEDRALELCDETSPYGLTGAVFGRDRAFIERAQKALRRAAGNFYINDKPTGAVVGQQPFGGARASGTNDKAGSPLNLMRWVSPRVIKENFEPPRAVPYPYMADS from the coding sequence ATGCAGGCCGCCATCGTGAATACGCCCGTTGCAGTCAACGAGCCCACTCGTTCGTATGCGCCCGGAACGCCCGAACGCGCCGAGCTCAAGGCAGCTCTCGCGCGCATGTCTGGTCAAACCATCGAAATTCCGATGGTCATCGACGGGCGCGAAGTGACGACGACAAACCAGTTCGAGGTCCGATCGCCGCATCGACGCGACTTGCTCCTTGCGAAGGCGCATGTCGGCGGGGCCGAACACACGTCGCAAGCCATCGCGGCTGCACTGAAAGCTGCGCCCATGTGGCGCGAGCTTCCCTGGACGGCCCGTGCAGCCGTATTTTTGCGAGCTGCCGAACGTTTGTCGCGAAGGTATCGACCCATCCTCAACGCTGCCACGATGCTTGGTCAGAGCAAAACAGCTTACCAATCCGAAATCGACGCAGCTTGTGAGCTCATCGACTTTCTGCGGTTCAACGTCCAGTACGCGCGGCAAATTGTGAGCGAGCAGCCAGAAAGTGCTCCTGGAATGTGGAACACCATGGAGATGCGGCCGCTCGAGGGGTTTGTATACGCGATTACACCGTTCAACTTTACGGCGATTGCGGGAAATCTTCCTTCGGCGCCGGCGCTGATGGGCAACACGGTCGTGTGGAAGCCTTCGAATACTGCAATGCTTTCGGCGCATTTCATCATGGAGCTATTCCGTGAGGCGGGATTGCCGGATGGTGTCATCAATCTCGTGACGGGCGATCCGGAGGAGGTGACGCGGGTTTGTCTCGAGCATCCGTCGCTCGCCGGCGTGCATTTCACGGGTTCGACGCCGGTGTTTCAGCAAATTTGGCGTCGAGTCGGGGAAAACATTTCTCGATATCGTTCGTATCCGCGTCTCGTGGGAGAAACGGGCGGCAAGGATTTCGTTTTTGCGCATGCGAGCGCGGATGAAACGGCGCTGGCCGTAGCGCTCGTGCGTGGAGCATTCGAATACCAAGGCCAAAAGTGTTCCGCGGCGTCGCGTGCGTACATTCCGCAGTCGATGTGGCCTTCGCTCAAGGAGCGAATGGTTGAATTGACGCGCATGATCAAAATCGGCGATGTGGCTGATTTCCGCAATTTCATGGGAGCCGTCATCGACGCGCGAGCTTATGCGCGCATCACGAATGCGGTGCTCGCGGGCAAAGCGAGTGGCAAGGCGCGCGTGATTTGTGGTGCGGAATGGTCGGACAAGGATGGGTATTTCATCGAGCCTACGGTGATCGAAGCGGACGATCCGAAGCACATGCTGATGGAAACCGAGCTATTCGGGCCGGTGCTGACGGTATGGGTTTACCCGGACGGCGAAGAGGACCGGGCGCTCGAATTGTGCGACGAGACGAGCCCGTATGGATTGACGGGTGCGGTGTTCGGGCGGGATCGAGCATTCATCGAGCGGGCGCAAAAGGCGCTTCGTCGCGCGGCTGGGAATTTCTACATCAATGACAAACCGACGGGGGCGGTCGTTGGACAGCAGCCATTCGGAGGAGCGCGCGCATCTGGAACGAACGACAAAGCGGGCAGCCCGCTGAACTTGATGCGATGGGTTTCACCGCGCGTGATCAAGGAAAACTTCGAGCCGCCGCGTGCCGTGCCATATCCGTACATGGCCGATAGTTGA
- a CDS encoding oligosaccharide flippase family protein, which produces MTPEQPSPATDEKISTDTTANAVPASSIRRLFKNASIYAIGHTLLSILSFVTDPILSHLLTVADFGLISLTRAFTNFSSNFYRVGLDGAANRIYYATEHDETARRRALGTINTFLLGWTLLLTIIQEIFGPSIYRRLFGDISYYPYGRFVTYTLLCTTLISVAQSVWVAQERAKLLAGIRFLTALFSSVITFGLLFTTNLGVISVFAAQIASSTIMLVGHWRHTYRSLGLAWDPQVMRKALAFGLPMVVHQTSHWALDLADRLLLEKLANRNAVGVYAVAYGTTSSLFMINSSINSAYVPQFVRSFGKPEQRDFIARAITYALLITTVATLGFVIFAPTMIRGLYASKFADAATLTPILALAGPLQAIYLIQVAVLFQAERTRIIPVLTLLSGLANIGLNIWWIPKYGILGAAGATVIGYGALAALFSFGARRVVALPFEKRLGRLFVTFVVISVLAVGIDGRLSIGLEILAKMLIALAAPILLLATGFLTAEERTLVREKLQSTLAWFRR; this is translated from the coding sequence GTGACGCCGGAGCAACCGAGTCCAGCGACGGACGAAAAGATCTCTACCGACACCACGGCAAACGCCGTTCCGGCGTCGAGCATCCGGCGATTGTTCAAGAATGCGTCAATCTATGCCATTGGCCATACGCTCTTATCAATCCTTTCCTTTGTCACGGACCCAATCCTTTCGCACCTCCTCACGGTCGCCGACTTCGGTCTGATCAGCCTCACGCGGGCATTCACAAATTTCTCGAGTAACTTCTATCGGGTCGGTCTCGATGGAGCTGCAAACCGAATCTATTATGCGACCGAGCATGACGAAACCGCTCGACGCCGCGCCCTTGGCACCATCAATACGTTTCTCCTTGGCTGGACGTTGTTACTGACGATAATCCAGGAGATTTTCGGTCCGAGCATCTACCGGCGCCTCTTTGGCGACATTTCATATTATCCTTATGGGCGGTTCGTCACCTATACATTGCTTTGCACCACGCTCATTTCGGTCGCACAGAGCGTCTGGGTCGCGCAGGAGCGGGCGAAACTTCTCGCAGGCATTCGCTTCCTCACCGCCTTGTTCAGCAGTGTCATCACGTTTGGACTGCTCTTCACGACGAACCTTGGCGTGATCTCGGTATTTGCCGCGCAAATCGCAAGCTCGACGATCATGCTCGTCGGCCATTGGCGTCATACCTATCGCTCCCTAGGGTTGGCATGGGATCCACAAGTCATGCGCAAGGCGCTTGCATTCGGGCTTCCCATGGTCGTGCACCAAACGAGCCATTGGGCGCTCGATCTTGCAGATCGGCTATTGCTCGAAAAGCTAGCCAACCGCAATGCCGTCGGCGTCTACGCCGTGGCTTATGGCACGACGAGCTCGCTATTCATGATCAATAGCTCCATCAACAGCGCGTATGTACCTCAATTCGTCAGAAGCTTTGGAAAGCCTGAGCAACGTGATTTCATCGCCCGAGCCATTACGTACGCGTTGCTCATCACCACCGTTGCAACGCTGGGCTTCGTTATTTTTGCACCAACCATGATTCGCGGTCTCTACGCAAGCAAGTTCGCTGATGCCGCGACCCTCACCCCCATCCTTGCGCTCGCGGGACCTCTGCAGGCGATTTACCTCATTCAAGTCGCGGTGTTGTTCCAAGCGGAGCGGACGCGAATCATTCCGGTTCTGACACTGCTCTCGGGACTCGCCAACATTGGTCTCAACATTTGGTGGATACCGAAATATGGCATCCTGGGCGCCGCCGGGGCCACGGTCATTGGTTACGGTGCGCTTGCTGCGCTTTTTAGCTTTGGCGCTCGGCGTGTCGTCGCGCTGCCATTCGAAAAGCGCCTCGGTCGATTGTTCGTGACATTCGTCGTCATTTCAGTGCTGGCAGTGGGGATTGACGGAAGGTTATCCATCGGGCTGGAAATTCTTGCCAAAATGCTCATCGCCCTCGCTGCTCCGATACTGCTCCTGGCAACTGGTTTTTTGACGGCCGAGGAGCGCACGCTGGTGCGAGAAAAGTTGCAATCGACGCTGGCTTGGTTCCGGCGGTAA